In the Agarivorans sp. Alg241-V36 genome, one interval contains:
- a CDS encoding DUF721 domain-containing protein yields the protein MSKRQHQPISIERLFHQKQFAKIEQPLQQRVQLQQLGGEILARYKLQQCRIVNMRQGVAIIEAPSSAWLTRLKQFRFDLLSELRKAIPGVVSLELKINPELKNIKPEAEEKSTGKRQLSTQAAKHITELAKHVPDELREKLEKLAALSGER from the coding sequence ATGTCCAAACGACAGCACCAACCCATTTCGATAGAGCGCTTATTTCATCAGAAACAGTTCGCAAAAATCGAACAACCACTGCAGCAACGCGTTCAGTTACAACAACTGGGTGGTGAAATTTTGGCACGCTACAAACTACAGCAATGCCGTATCGTTAATATGCGTCAAGGAGTCGCTATTATCGAGGCGCCTAGTTCAGCTTGGTTAACTCGCTTAAAACAGTTTCGTTTCGATCTGTTAAGTGAGCTTCGTAAAGCCATACCAGGGGTTGTCAGTTTGGAACTTAAAATAAATCCCGAATTGAAAAACATTAAACCAGAAGCTGAGGAAAAAAGCACTGGAAAACGCCAGCTAAGCACTCAAGCAGCCAAACATATCACAGAATTAGCGAAACACGTACCGGATGAACTGAGGGAAAAGCTAGAAAAATTAGCGGCGCTGAGCGGAGAGAGGTAG